The sequence gagtttcagttcatcttcaactcgaaaaggtccaactacctcattcttaatgatagcagcccataccagtaaccctcctccaccttgctggcacctgactcaaaGTGGtaccctgtgtccattagtgatccagccatgggcccatccatctggtccatcaagagtcactctcatttcatctgtccataaaatctttgaaaaatctgtcttcatgtatttctttgtccaatcttgatgcttcaacttgtgaatatattcagcgGTGGTCGTTTTTctgccttcttgaccttggccatgtctctgagcacttgacactttgtacttctggacactccaggttgGTTGCcattctggaatatggtagcattggaggataatggtttcctggtagcttcacgtttaattcttctcaaggcttttgcagttaatttgcaccttCTACATGCGTTTTTtgcgccccagttgactattcgcaacaaaacatttgatagtccagtggtcacgcctcaatagtttagctatttcatgAGCAttggtaagggttagggttagtaaaggcattttacaatattttacttttcagtgtcagttaaattacttttttagcCCATTTTACCtaaggtaatgaagctgcctaataattatacaCACCTTggtataaggtgttagtcactttcgccacaccctccctcattacacaaatacataccacctgaaaatgattgaatccagtaagcattcaagtttatatggtttggagttggaaaatgtgcatggaaattttgataagatcagaatactcacttgcctaataattgggcacgcagtgTATATCGTTTACCGTTGGAAAAATCTTCTGATTATCGGTGTGTCAAAAAGACATAGATCCGAAGCCTACTCACTACACAATCCCCATACTGCCATTTGTTTAATATAATAGTTTTGATgtccaatgttttaaaatgtggaaaatggtaataatagtatatgtgtgtgtccaaTCTGTTGACTGGTAGTTGGTTGACTGGGTCTTATTGTTCAAATATGTCATTGTATGTGCTGTTTATAGAATGGAACCAAATGGCAGGTTTTCCAGGATGTTCTTGGCGCAGATCAAGAGAACATGGATTTGGTGAACGTAAACTACATATTAGAGTACCTgttgcaaaaaaagaaacaactagAGGCGGTTAGTATACTTTATCTTATAATCATATAACGTGGGAAGAAATGCCCCTGCTGAGTGACACAAAAAGACTTGTCCCGATTGCTCCCTCTACTGTTTTTTGCTGAACTTTCAGTGATCTCTGTTTACAGGAATCACAAGCTGCTCAGCGCCAAATCTTAATGGAATTCCTAAAAGAAGCCAGAAGAAATAAAAGAGAGGTCGAACCACCAcatttatttataacattttaaataatgcacAGCCATAGATGGCAATAGCTGTGAGGTTAATTTGAGTCATATCATTTCCCTGTCTTCTACAGCAACTGGAACAGTTACAAAAAGAACTGAACTTTTTGGAAGAGGATATCAAACGAGTTGAGGTCAGTTTATTATGGAGCCCAAGAATTGTCACGTAAGGGATCTCGTGTTTTGTGACCTAGCATAAAGATATTGAGTTTATTCAGGTTACTGAAGAAGTTTGTGATATCTCTTTAGTTTAAAATATGGTTTCTGtctatttaagtcattttcttaaTACACATATATAAGGTTATAAATCTGACTTTATAACCTTAAACGGATGCTTTTCCGTTTAAGGAAATGAGTGGTATGTACTCACCAGTGAGTGACATGGACCCCAACTTGGACAGTACTGTCCCACAGTTTGAAGCCCCCTCTCCTGCACCCAGGTAAGACCAACCACATttcatattaaaggggtcatgaaacaGAGAATACAAATTTCcttgatatttatatatatatatatatatggtaactgtaaaaaaaaaatgcagcgtGAACCCGTccgtacaaaataaaaacattttcagaactctAAAAATttgtctaaaaatgtatttttattgaattttatagCATTTTTAGTAGCCATACACCCTgttgatacattttgttttgaaatttgtgtgttaatgatgtCACAAGACATTGTGCATTTGCATGTACACGGCCCACAACATGCGTCATCATCGTGGGTGTACTGTTTAGGAGAGAACCCGACAGGATTGAGTTTTtaagtaatgaaaaaataaaccgaACTTATTTCGCACCCACGCTCTCATTCACAGACACGTGTGAACGGATGAGTTTGGGGCCGTTCATACCggatgtgtttttgcatgcatctgctctgttttacagtgtaaacacatgctggatcaATGTCTTTGACTGACGCATcgtgtctcgctgtttcttcagcatctcgCGCAGGACTGGCAATTTTTTAGACTCTGtgccaagttaaaaagaacttatcATGCGTGTCGAGATAcctgttttctgtttcattttttgcgctgcatctagattgtttttagcgcaggtgtcacaaagatgcaatgttctgaacaagttcaggatgccagattgttctgcaccaagcaaagtttcagcacttgataaacagtctgctctagtgtactgaggTGCCTTGTAGCGATTCGTGTTCATGCTTAAAATCACTGCTGCTTATCAAAACAATACATTGACCAATTGTAATAGGATTGAAAGTTCGGACACAGGAGGAGTCTGCAAACAACGAAGCAGTTCAGGcaagtcttttattttttctGCCCTGATGCACGCTGCACAGAATTCACTCAAATAACATAAAATCTCAATAATAAACTCTTGGAACACGACAAACACCGCACTCATGTCGCTCTCACCCTTCTCTGGCATTTTGGGCTGCTTTTAAGGTTTCCCTCCACtatcactgtaacaagaaacGGCTGTTATGCCAACCAGTTTAACGAACACACAACCACAGCCCCAAACCGACAAAGAATATTTTTGAGTTGAATAATTGTATTATGTGTGTACAATGCAgagttaaattaaatatattatggtggtgtaataaacaaatatatggtGGGGGTGTCGATACTTTTTCAGATGCAATGATGTTAGCTAATAAGAACAGTCGGCGTTTACTTTCAAgttttaaaggagaagcagcctGAATCCGAGTGTTTCTGACGGTCAGATTGAGAATTGAAAATGGTCATGCTTTACAAATATTTGACCAttctttgtgcaaaaaaaaaaaaaaaacaactttcatttcaagcatttcatgacccctttaagtcatCTCTTAAAATGTAACCCACTTGTTCATTTAACCAAACTGCCATTATAGATGTATAGGtatatatttttccattaaaacaaaatcttttttgtttttgtttccagCAGTAGCATAATAGATCCCACAGAATACATTCCTCCCCCTTTTGGTGGAAGCTCACAGGTAAatttctcaaatatttttttttctttcgccACCACAGCTTTTTTAGATCCTATTTAGTAATGAATAATATTCACTGCATACtgttgtgatttcatgtttatattttaaggGCAAAAGACAAACATGGTACAACAGCACGCTGGCATCACGCCGAAAGAGACTCACAGCACACTTTGAGGATCTAGAGCAGTGTTATTTCTCCAATAGGATGTCTCGAATAGCGGGTTGGTTGATTTTCTTGTTATTTCTCAAAGCAGTATTACTTTTGAAATAACATACACAATAGCATATATACAATCAATTCCACaattctgagaccacattgaaaatctggaattTTGTAACAAAAATTTGAAATTAAAACAAAAGTTATTATGtaaaatgagaaatatttaaaatgatgctatatttctaggtcactaatgaAATGCAagtaaatttgtgacattgaccatgttaatgagaattccttgcttccattgaagaacGCAAGTTGCTCTGGATCATTgttaaatcatgctgggataacatggatcatttgATTCTGCACAAATTTGTTAAGTCCATACCAACTCGAGTGCAtgctaagaaattctgaaattcatgtcaGTTTTTAATCAAACCTTTCACTTAAATTGTTATGCTGCCAAATCAAGTTTAATAAGAGTAAAGTGTATTAAATTGAACAAGATTGCAAACTTGTAGTcttagacttttgaaccccactgtataagacataatataaatgtatttttattgtaatataatgtatataatgttttaatgttatttaCAAAAGCAACATAAGTGTATTATTTTCTACAAATTTGTGTAATATTCTTCCCAAGTTGAGCCCAGTCCTTTTCTCCATCTTAAATAGATGACAGCAGGACTGTTAACCAACTGGATGACTTCATGGAGTGTCTATCCAAATTCACTCGTTACAACTCTGTGAGACCTCTGGCCACCCTCTCTTATGCTAGTGACCTCTATAATGGCTCCAGTATTGTGTCCAGGTAAGGTCATTAAAGACCACATGTTGTTGAATTACAGATTATCAATTAGTGTAACCAAGTCTTTGCCCACATGCTGTCCTACAGCAACCAGCAGAGGGAAGTATTGTATCACTCAATATTATAGGTTCTGATTGGGTGTGTTTTAAGTACCATCTATTTTCCAAAACCTGCAACTGTGTCCTGTTTGAAATATAAGATGGACCACATAGAGTTTGCTtcaatgtacatactgtatttttttaagagATATGCCCTGATTTTTGTTtctattaaatttgtattattataaaaaaaaaaaaaaaaaatctatacacCGTATattacagaaatgtatttgatagAGCAGTGGATTAGCGCACATGCTCTGTTATATTGAGCCATGGTGCTAATGCGGTCGGCGCCCCAAGCTTCAATATTTACCTGACTTCTATAAAttgccctaaaaaaaaaaaacagccacatgtatggcaaatgctacaggaagcatggggtgaaatgtctcttgaggatctggacaaactgacagctagaatgccaaggatctgcaaatctgtcattgctgcacgtggaggaattTGAAGTCTTTTGAAGTAgatttctttttcaaattgtaaaagtaatttttcaggTTATTAATGTCCTTTACactgtgatcatttgaatgcaactttgatgaataaaagtaccaatttctctccattagagcaaaatctgtacatcattccaaTGTTTTGGccacctgtatgtgtgtgtaatatatatatatatatatatatatatatatatatatatatataaactctgcATGTGTTTGGTGTTTAATAAACAAATTGGGCCACATAGCAAACTGCTAGGTGAGAAACTACCGTCAAAAACACGCAAACAGCAAAATAAAGGCTTGATTTAAATGGACGCGTCAAATGCGGAAAAAAAGATAATGTGTTACTATTGTATAGTATTGAAatgtttactgtaattaaatgatgataataatgtattaaatcaatatctcacatctgtgatattCCGTTgtgcagcacttcatttgataaaaatatctCCAGTGTTGTTTCAGACTgctgtgtattttgtataaaaacaattaatttgataaattatataattttgtaaattaaaatgtattatatttccattttattaaagttttaattaatttgattagacaacaTTTTGATATTGAGAACCGTCGAATACAGAATTCAGAGAAAATAACCATCAAAtaaccacaatatacagtatgagcttgtatgtgtttttgcttaaataatgTCCTGGAAAACTGTGCCTAGAAAAGAGTGGGAACACTGTCTTGTCTCTctcagtgtgtttgtgttagaGTGGAGGCAGAGCATATAATGAGCATACACAGTCAGGAGAGCTTGCTGTTTTAAAACTTGTATTGCCTATTTCTTCTTTTGCAGCATTGAGTTTGACCGCGACTGTGATTACTTTGCCATTGCCGGTGTCACTAAGAAAATTAAAGTGTTTGAGTATGGAACTGTGATCCAGGATGCCGTGGACATTCATTATCCTGTCAACGAGATGACATGTAACTCTAAAATTAGGTATAAATAGTGCCTGAAAGTGTTCTTTGGTGCATTATGCAGTGAAATATGCAACGGACTGTCACTTTTTTCTTTGTATCTCTCTCTTCCAGCTGTATCAGCTGGAGTAGCTACCACAAAAATATGTTGGCGAGCAGCGACTACGAAGGGACTGTCATTCTTTGGGATGGGTTCACAGGGCAGAGGTCAAAGGTGTATCAGGTAGCCTTATGTGTTGGCCTGCATTAGATGGCATTCATTGAATTTCTGTTCCTCATTCAGTACTCTGAACTGCCTTTTTAAAGTAGTGCTTCTACTTTAGAACTTTGGCAAATTTTGGAACCTTTTTCATTTCCTTTTTCTGGGATTGTTCATAATGTGGTACGTTAGCTCATTTGTTATTTTCACTTGACACTTAAGCAGGACTTTTGCAATTGCTTTAGACTTAAagcagaagtgtgtaatttctgccccATAATTTGTTTGACTATTTTCCAAACTGGCTTAATGAACTCTCTCCTGGTCTTCCATTTGTTGGACAGACAGATTATTCCGCTCCCAACTCCCGCCATTGTGATATTATGCTGTGCTAGTGGGGATGCTCAAAAACAttgagcaatgttttgatggcACCACAGCCACATGTTTACACTTTTAGGGGAAGTTGgtctacaaatggtttacttttaGTTAACAGAAACATAAGGTGGATACTGACCTcaaatgtgtaatgttttttTGATTCTCtgtcgatacaatcaaatatcgatatatcgCAATACCTTTTCTCATGATATTGTATCTATCCTTAAGATCCATGtatctatatttatattaaactatttgtgTATTAATATCATGTAAATACACAACAAATTTGGCACATTGTTACTTCCAAATCAATTTAATGAGCTCACTAAGAGACACAAACGTGCTGTTTCTAGCTACATGCTTTTAATCAGACATCAGTGTATagctgaaatatacccaaatgaattggAATTGAATTGATTCGTAATCTAATCAAATTATGATAACGTGATGTATTGCAATATATTGAATTGTGACTTGTGTATTGCAATAAATATCATATTGTGTGGTGCTAGGCAATACCCAGCTCAAATTGTGTTGTTTTCACTCTTGAATATTTGCACAGGAGCATGAAAAGCGATGTTGGAGTGTGGATTTCAACCTTATGGATCCCAAGCTCTTAGCATCTGGATCAGATGATGCAAAAGGTGTTTCTTCAACAGAACTGTTCCTGGTTtagaaagttgtttttttttagcagtaaTTCTTACAGAGTTTTACTTTCATTAATACTCATGAATAAGCTCTTTTTCCCTTAGTTAAATTGTGGTCCACCAACCTGGATAATTCAGTAGCCTGCATTGAAGCTAAGGCAAATGTATGCTGTGTCAAGTTCAGCCCAACCTCTCGATATCACCTTGCCTTTGGTTGTGCAGGTACAATGTTGTTTCCTATCGAATACATCACATgcataatttatttgaatttagcTGTTACATTTTTTACGTCCTGCTAAATTGTTAAACTTTGATTCatgcttaattttttccagacCACTGTGTGCACTACTATGACCTGAGAAACACTAAGCAGCCCATCATGGTATTCAAAGGCCACAGGAAAGCAGTGTCCTATGCCAAGTTTGTCAATGGAGAAGA comes from Xyrauchen texanus isolate HMW12.3.18 chromosome 9, RBS_HiC_50CHRs, whole genome shotgun sequence and encodes:
- the LOC127649236 gene encoding E3 ubiquitin-protein ligase COP1-like isoform X3; protein product: MSNARQQQGSGVPGSVPGTSSGSTSSSSGAGGANSGSSGAQNCNSSGNGVSSRTLGSGAEGLSARLGSTSRKRPYYNGLINPYEDKSNDFVCPICFEMIEEAHMTKCGHSFCYKCIRQSLEDSNRCPKCNYIIDNVDQLYPNFLVNELILKQKQRSEEKRLKRDHPNGTKWQVFQDVLGADQENMDLVNVNYILEYLLQKKKQLEAESQAAQRQILMEFLKEARRNKREQLEQLQKELNFLEEDIKRVEEMSGMYSPVSDMDPNLDSTVPQFEAPSPAPSSIIDPTEYIPPPFGGSSQGKRQTWYNSTLASRRKRLTAHFEDLEQCYFSNRMSRIADDSRTVNQLDDFMECLSKFTRYNSVRPLATLSYASDLYNGSSIVSSIEFDRDCDYFAIAGVTKKIKVFEYGTVIQDAVDIHYPVNEMTCNSKISCISWSSYHKNMLASSDYEGTVILWDGFTGQRSKVYQEHEKRCWSVDFNLMDPKLLASGSDDAKVKLWSTNLDNSVACIEAKANVCCVKFSPTSRYHLAFGCADHCVHYYDLRNTKQPIMVFKGHRKAVSYAKFVNGEEIVSASTDSQLKLWNVNKPHCLRSFKGHINEKNFVGLASNGDYVACGSENNSLYLYYKGLSKTLLTFKFDTVKSVLDKDKKEDDTNEFVSAVCWRALPDGESNVLIAANSQGTIKVLELV
- the LOC127649236 gene encoding E3 ubiquitin-protein ligase COP1-like isoform X2, coding for MSNARQQQGSGVPGSVPGTSSGSTSSSSGAGGANSGSSGAQNCNSSGNGVSSRTLGSGAEGLSARLGSTSRKRPYYNGLINPYEDKSNDFVCPICFEMIEEAHMTKCGHSFCYKCIRQSLEDSNRCPKCNYIIDNVDQLYPNFLVNELILKQKQRSEEKRLKRDHPNGTKWQVFQDVLGADQENMDLVNVNYILEYLLQKKKQLEAESQAAQRQILMEFLKEARRNKREQLEQLQKELNFLEEDIKRVEEMSGMYSPVSDMDPNLDSTVPQFEAPSPAPSSSIIDPTEYIPPPFGGSSQGKRQTWYNSTLASRRKRLTAHFEDLEQCYFSNRMSRIADDSRTVNQLDDFMECLSKFTRYNSVRPLATLSYASDLYNGSSIVSSIEFDRDCDYFAIAGVTKKIKVFEYGTVIQDAVDIHYPVNEMTCNSKISCISWSSYHKNMLASSDYEGTVILWDGFTGQRSKVYQEHEKRCWSVDFNLMDPKLLASGSDDAKVKLWSTNLDNSVACIEAKANVCCVKFSPTSRYHLAFGCADHCVHYYDLRNTKQPIMVFKGHRKAVSYAKFVNGEEIVSASTDSQLKLWNVNKPHCLRSFKGHINEKNFVGLASNGDYVACGSENNSLYLYYKGLSKTLLTFKFDTVKSVLDKDKKEDDTNEFVSAVCWRALPDGESNVLIAANSQGTIKVCSTA
- the LOC127649236 gene encoding E3 ubiquitin-protein ligase COP1-like isoform X1; this encodes MSNARQQQGSGVPGSVPGTSSGSTSSSSGAGGANSGSSGAQNCNSSGNGVSSRTLGSGAEGLSARLGSTSRKRPYYNGLINPYEDKSNDFVCPICFEMIEEAHMTKCGHSFCYKCIRQSLEDSNRCPKCNYIIDNVDQLYPNFLVNELILKQKQRSEEKRLKRDHPNGTKWQVFQDVLGADQENMDLVNVNYILEYLLQKKKQLEAESQAAQRQILMEFLKEARRNKREQLEQLQKELNFLEEDIKRVEEMSGMYSPVSDMDPNLDSTVPQFEAPSPAPSSSIIDPTEYIPPPFGGSSQGKRQTWYNSTLASRRKRLTAHFEDLEQCYFSNRMSRIADDSRTVNQLDDFMECLSKFTRYNSVRPLATLSYASDLYNGSSIVSSIEFDRDCDYFAIAGVTKKIKVFEYGTVIQDAVDIHYPVNEMTCNSKISCISWSSYHKNMLASSDYEGTVILWDGFTGQRSKVYQEHEKRCWSVDFNLMDPKLLASGSDDAKVKLWSTNLDNSVACIEAKANVCCVKFSPTSRYHLAFGCADHCVHYYDLRNTKQPIMVFKGHRKAVSYAKFVNGEEIVSASTDSQLKLWNVNKPHCLRSFKGHINEKNFVGLASNGDYVACGSENNSLYLYYKGLSKTLLTFKFDTVKSVLDKDKKEDDTNEFVSAVCWRALPDGESNVLIAANSQGTIKVLELV